The following coding sequences are from one Lolium rigidum isolate FL_2022 chromosome 6, APGP_CSIRO_Lrig_0.1, whole genome shotgun sequence window:
- the LOC124663298 gene encoding mitogen-activated protein kinase kinase kinase 18-like, with translation MDATAVSGRWTRVRTLGRGASGAVVSLAADDRSGALFAVKSARAADDQLRREGAILSALCSPHVLPCLGFRASDAGECQLFLEFAPGGTLADVAERQGGRLEECLIRAYAADVARGLAYLHGRSVVHGDIKSRNVVVGADGRAKIADFGCARSVGSGRPVAGTPAFMAPEVARGEEQGPAADVWALGCTVLEMATGRAPWSDMADVLAALHRIGYTDAVPEVPAWLSADAKSFLAACFARDPRDRCTAAQLLEHPFLASAGCGEKPEEAAAAVGKWVSPKSTLDAELWEESDTEEDEEDISESPAERIKALASSSCSGLPDWDSNEGWIDVLNESPESIDAAADKAAGEDEYVPAEECLETEVDFPDAYVEDADRVPTVGSAAARLVEQHKELCSGLVPVFPVSTFCDESEITESLLRQIIILDSIQFLAVAFSLFLPNRCGVTPPDTPLIWRYARTTDHH, from the coding sequence ATGGATGCTACAGCGGTCAGCGGCAGGTGGACACGCGTCCGCACGCTGGGCCGCGGGGCGTCCGGCGCCGTGGTGTCGCTCGCCGCCGACGACCGCTCCGGCGCGCTCTTCGCCGTCAAGTCGGCGCGCGCGGCGGACGACCAGCTCCGCCGCGAGGGCGCCATCCTCTCCGCCCTCTGCTCGCCGCACGTCCTCccctgcctcggcttccgcgcctCCGATGCCGGCGAGTGCCAGCTGTTCCTCGAGTTCGCACCCGGCGGCACGCTCGCCGACGTGGCCGAGCGGCAGGGCGGCCGGCTCGAGGAGTGTCTGATCCGGGCGTACGCCGCGGACGTGGCCCGAGGGCTGGCGTACCTCCACGGCCGGTCGGTCGTGCACGGGGACATCAAGTCGAGGAACGTCGTGGTCGGCGCCGACGGGCGGGCCAAGATCGCCGACTTCGGGTGCGCGAGGAGCGTGGGCTCCGGCCGGCCTGTCGCGGGCACGCCGGCGTTCATGGCCCCCGAGGTGGCGCGCGGGGAGGAGCAGGGCCCCGCCGCCGACGTCTGGGCGCTCGGCTGCACGGTCCTCGAGATGGCAACCGGCCGCGCCCCGTGGAGCGACATGGCGGACGTCCTCGCGGCGTTGCACCGGATCGGGTACACGGACGCCGTGCCGGAGGTGCCCGCGTGGCTGTCGGCCGACGCGAAGAGTTTCCTGGCCGCGTGCTTCGCGAGGGACCCCCGCGACCGGTGCACGGCCGCGCAGCTGCTGGAGCACCCGTTCCTGGCGTCGGCCGGCTGCGGCGAGAAgcccgaggaggcggcggcggcggtgggcaaaTGGGTGTCCCCCAAGAGCACGCTGGATGCCGAGCTCTGGGAAGAGTCCGACaccgaggaagacgaggaggacaTTTCAGAGAGCCCCGCCGAGAGGATCAAGGCATTGGCGTCCTCCTCCTGCTCGGGCCTCCCGGACTGGGACTCGAACGAAGGCTGGATCGACGTGCTCAATGAGAGCCCTGAATCCATCGACGCCGCCGCGGACAAggccgccggcgaggacgagtATGTTCCGGCTGAAGAATGCCTCGAAACAGAGGTCGATTTCCCCGATGCATACGTGGAGGATGCTGACCGTGTGCCTACAGTAGGATCAGCAGCTGCTCGGTTAGTTGAGCAGCACAAGGAGCTCTGCTCGGGTCTCGTACCTGTATTTCCTGTCAGTACCTTTTGTGATGAAAGTGAAATAACAGAATCTCTATTGCGTCAGATTATTATCCTCGATTCGATTCAATTCCTTGCTGTCGCGTTTAGTTTATTTCTTCCGAATCGGTGTGGCGTGACGCCTCCAGACACGCCACTCATATGGAGATATGCACGAACCACTGATCATCACTGA